The Xenopus tropicalis strain Nigerian chromosome 1, UCB_Xtro_10.0, whole genome shotgun sequence DNA segment AAAGCCATGAAGAGGTAAGGCCAAAACTTACCAGAACTGAGACGGAAACATACAGCAGCCATACAGCTAAGGAGGCCACAAGAAACAGAACGTCTTTTAAAACTACTGCTGAGGGGTCACGTGATTAATATACTGATCTACATGGAAGTGAAGGACCAAACAGTAAGGGGCTCACAATGCGTGTCCCCTATTAGTGCTGGCAGCTGTCACAGCACAACAGAACATCGCCAAACTCTGCACTAAGCTTCCTGCTGAAAGATGGAGAGGAGAACAGGGCAATCCACAGACCCACAGCTAAGAGTATGTGGGACACAAACGGGACAGAAGCTACCTGTCCCAAGCAGCCCAGCTAGGCAGAAAGAGAATCCCGCTGAACCCCAGACAGCATACTTACCAGTCCTTGGAGGTCAGGAAACTAAACACTGGGGCAatggtgcgggggggggggaagacttttgttttgtttcatgtCCTTGAAGGAGGCGCTCTCTCTTTGGGGTGCTGCCTGGGGACCTGCAGGAAATATACCTCTATCAAATGTCCTCAACTTGCCTTCTATCAGGAGCAGCACAAGCACCAAATGGATTGCTTGGCCCACTGTTCAGTGTGCCGTGCCTATGTCTGGAGAGAGACCACACTTCAGTACCCACATGCTATGCACATTTACTGATTTACAGCATTAGAATCTTGGTTTAAGACTGAGCAGGGCACTATAAAACTTGGCATTTGTATTAGGAATACACCAAATCCAACATTTTCAGATTTGGATAAATACTAAACCAAATCTAAATCCTATTGAatacacaataaaacatttataaaaatgacaGAAGCAATTGGGAATATATATAGAGCAGGTATGTGGTTTTACTGATAGCAAACCTTTGCCAGCAGTCCATTTAATGATTATAAAACATGGGAAACACTTTTCATTATAAATTAAGAAaggtttttctgtctgtgacatcatccagcccggttacAGGCTGTAGAGCAATCCGGTTGGCTAGGAgccccagtgcacctctgggaaaagaggaggacccaAGGAGAGCCAAAACCATGGGGTGAGCCAGCAGAGGTTATAAGCCAAAGTCCAATCCAGGGAAAGAGAGAGCAGCAAAGAAAGTAAAAGAGCTGCCGGCAACACGGTAGGTTGTGCTGTGCTCAGCTTGGGACAAGCCTTGGGCTCCAGCCACATAGAAAGAGGCTGTTCTGCATCCTGCTCAGCTGTTGTGGATGCCTGTGGCCATACTTGTGGGTCCCCTGTATAAGGACAGGTGTTGATTGTGAGCTTGCTATGTAGGAGCAACTGCCTTATACAAAtagagaggtactttggggcaggtagtgctacctgtgTGTGTTAAAAgggctcttggggaagggacataTTGCTAGGGACTGAACTAAGCAATTGCATTGTCCACCCGGAGTGGATAtgggaatagtgatgagtggatctgtcctgtttcgcttcgccgaaaaatttgctcaGTCTATTATAAATACTGTTGCTTTCTGTTTTATTCTatctttatataaagtttatctgttgggtgtgatttatttttcctagtggaatacTGCACTAcccactagggggaggcactggGCTGTAAACCCCAGTTGCCCAGTATCTTTTATAAGCAAAGAGGCTTGGTCTACCTGATTGCCACAGAAACTGTGCCAGTTATTGAGTGTGACTGAAACCGAATTGGTTTTTCATTGCCATGCTATATTCTCTATAGCTAGAAGCAAGAAGTTTGGTTTGATACTCTTGGTTTTTATTGGTCATgaagtaatttttattttaatgagaaCCAGACAACTCATCGAAGTGCAGACTTCCCAAACTGCACATCCCACATGAGATGATATAATATGTACCTAGACAGAGAAAATAATAGTAAATACTTTAGCACAATAAACTGCTTTCATTAAAGGCAACAAAATTCACTCATTGCATCTCCATATGGTAAATGGTGCCTATTAATTATAAAAAACCATGTCTTTGGGGTCAGACAACAGTAATGGTAAAGGAAAAGAAATAAAGGGCATTCAAGGTGGTAACTATTATAAACCAGAGGAGCAGTTCTACTCACAAAAATGATTTAGGAAGAACCAGACCAGAAACTAaaaccttttattaaaaaaaaaccaaatagcTGCAGGAACAACACTGATTCTGTCTTCTGAGCTCActgacagggccggatttctcattTGGGTGCCCCGAGGCCCCCCTTTTGCCACCCACCTCGGCACCCTGCTCTGCGCATGCGCAATGCACGCACCCCCCGCCCCCATCGCACGTGCGTGCCACTTAGTTCATTAGCTGTTCGGAGCCgtggggagaggacgcgctaaAGTTTCTGCATGTTCTCTCCCCATTACTCCACATGGGGGCAAATTATTTTGGTgaggctgggtggcatgccgccctaggcccgggcctttgtggccttggctcaaatccgggcctgctcactgacacactgatacacacatacatacacactgatacacacacacacactgatacacacacatacagactgaTACAAGGGGTGGGGAGATCAtgactgggtacagactggcagaaATAATCAGTTATAGGGATCTATTGGTTACAGGAGCAAAATGATCATTgccagttatttatatagtgccagtggCACAGCTTTTTGCATTAGTTTGTAATAAACAGGGGTCCTACAACTGATATAAAGAGATCAAGGAATATAaatgcccccctgtacccccatcctGATGATTTGGGTTTGTTCCCCCATAATAAGTGGTAATTCTGTAGTGCTGTAAACGAGCAGAGCTGCCACTATTACCATCTATAGAGTGAATATGAATTTAGGGTTAACAGAAGGTTAATTTCTAAGCAATTAACTTGCCCCACCCTGTGTGAGAGGGGGAGATAAAACTAATCCAACTGGTTACAGAGAGAGAGGAACTTTCAGTTTTGTTTCTTGTTCCTGATTtcagcgatggcggctgctgatctgagagacgagctgagctgctccatctgtaccagcatttatactgatccggtatccctgccctgtggccataacttctgccggggctgcattgggggggtgctgggtaCCCAGGAGGGGTCtggggcttattcctgccctgaatgcagagctgAGTATCAGGAGTGCCCTGCCCTGCCCAGGAACAGAGCTCTGGGGAACATAGCAGAGAGGTTCCGTCCGACTGAGACAgagccgggggagactgggatcttctgcacttactgtctcctctctcctgtacctgctgctaaatcctgtctcctgtgtgaggcttctctgtgtgatacccacctgagggggcactgccagtcagcagaacatgtactcactgagcccaccgcttcctttatggggagaaaatgttctgtacacaATGAGCTCCTAAAGTATTTCTGCTGTGAGgactctgcctgtatctgtgtgtcctgctgcctggccggggagcaccggggccacagggtggagctgctgagtgaggcctctgagaagaagaaagagaaactgaggaaagttctggagaaactgagcccagagagagaggagactgagagaggagcccagaggctgcaggagcgcaggagagaagtggcagaagtggcagccggtgagacagagagagtcactgccctgtttaggggcatcagggaagagctggaagccctagagaagcgactcctgagtgacatctccaggcagaaagaggagctctcactcacactcactgagctgatccaacagctggaaataaagaaggacgagctgtccaggaagatccatcacattg contains these protein-coding regions:
- the LOC733855 gene encoding novel C3HC4 type (RING finger) and B-box zinc finger protein with SPRY domain; protein product: MAAADLRDELSCSICTSIYTDPVSLPCGHNFCRGCIGGVLGTQEGSGAYSCPECRAEYQECPALPRNRALGNIAERFRPTETEPGETGIFCTYCLLSPVPAAKSCLLCEASLCDTHLRGHCQSAEHVLTEPTASFMGRKCSVHNELLKYFCCEDSACICVSCCLAGEHRGHRVELLSEASEKKKEKLRKVLEKLSPEREETERGAQRLQERRREVAEVAAGETERVTALFRGIREELEALEKRLLSDISRQKEELSLTLTELIQQLEIKKDELSRKIHHIEELCNMADPLTVLQEQWESHGAAFCGAEGADTEGREREDTEGGDRKRRKINHIKVPAVGDLDVGRISETLLTGLAGIVTGVEGRIYGQGDTELVLDRNTAGNHVSVSGDGKSASYSHTDQRRPQTPERFQYYPQTLSTRSFPSGRHYWEVEVSESGGWGVGAAYPSIERGGGQSLIGNNNKSWCLYKWNNNYTVTHDRKVTRLPHVPSCRRIRISLDYEAGRLSFYELSEPIRHLHTFTASFTEPLHAAFCVVGGGACVRIIS